The Desulfonatronovibrio hydrogenovorans DSM 9292 genome includes a window with the following:
- a CDS encoding molybdopterin-containing oxidoreductase family protein, producing the protein MKDKMPPLSRRKFLKTSLAAAAISSGASAPLVRSLVPGVHAAGSRPAKGEYESHFTACDMCFNRCGMIARVRNNVIEKIDPNPKFLKSRGMICARGNAAVKHIYDPDRLKYPLRRTGKRGEGKWERISWEEALDYTAEKMLEIGEKYTRCGMMFIPGSDMQSQFVHRFAEVYGSYNITSHETLCLLSKNRAYLDTIGEVPYPDVLFSKYVIIAGANPFEAFITPDTIDFFEARKNGCKIIVLDPRFTKTAAMADEWYQIKPGTDMAFFLALCHVIVKEELYDAEGCCPKMTYGFDEFFLHIQQYTPEWAEAECGISAQDIVRIAREITAAAPAAMVYPGRRTSDYKNSTQIRRAMAITNALLNNFDKPGGLLALREVGVKTPYYDIPWYDDNPFDRVEAGLVPGLIDHEGSFQLMREAIISGEPYPIKGWFNFKTNFMQTAANRNKTLEMMDHLEFIVNIDIAMTDTAWYSDVVLPGASFLERKDPVSGLQGSSACACAVLRDPVVPEMFESRSPFWICQELAKRLGLGDSFDFTIEEYREQQVDGLDGAMEAMLNDGVYYNPSKVYGIYAGSPLKTLSGVKEIYNQRYARSGVDPMPVYKRPDMPSEDQFRLVVGRTAFFTHAQTNNELLTEFMEENVLNMHPEPALRLGLQEGDLVEVSSRAGAGRLKLELTEGIEKQTVYMATGFGALSPGMSLVHNKGASIAEVLEDYHDEISGNMAMHETLVSIRKVA; encoded by the coding sequence ATGAAGGACAAAATGCCTCCCCTTAGCAGGAGGAAATTCCTGAAAACCAGCCTGGCTGCAGCAGCCATAAGCTCCGGCGCATCAGCACCTCTGGTCAGGTCACTGGTTCCCGGGGTTCATGCTGCTGGCTCCCGCCCGGCAAAAGGTGAGTATGAGTCTCATTTCACTGCCTGTGACATGTGTTTTAACCGATGTGGAATGATCGCCAGGGTCCGAAACAATGTAATAGAAAAAATCGATCCCAACCCGAAATTTCTCAAGTCCAGAGGAATGATCTGTGCCAGGGGAAACGCAGCAGTCAAGCATATCTACGACCCAGACCGGCTCAAGTATCCCCTTAGAAGAACAGGTAAGCGCGGAGAAGGAAAATGGGAACGGATCAGCTGGGAAGAGGCCCTGGATTATACTGCTGAAAAGATGCTGGAGATCGGAGAAAAGTATACCAGATGCGGGATGATGTTCATTCCCGGTTCTGACATGCAGTCCCAGTTTGTCCACAGGTTTGCAGAGGTTTACGGCTCATACAACATAACCTCCCATGAAACCCTTTGCCTGCTCAGCAAAAACAGAGCCTACCTGGATACCATCGGAGAAGTACCTTATCCTGACGTACTTTTCAGCAAGTATGTTATAATTGCTGGAGCCAATCCTTTTGAGGCATTTATCACCCCTGACACCATTGATTTCTTCGAGGCCAGGAAAAACGGATGCAAGATCATTGTCCTGGATCCCAGGTTTACCAAAACTGCAGCCATGGCTGACGAATGGTACCAGATCAAGCCTGGTACTGACATGGCCTTCTTCCTTGCCCTGTGTCATGTCATTGTTAAAGAAGAGCTCTATGATGCCGAAGGTTGCTGCCCTAAAATGACCTATGGCTTTGACGAATTTTTCCTGCACATCCAGCAGTACACTCCGGAGTGGGCTGAAGCCGAGTGCGGCATCTCTGCCCAGGATATTGTCAGGATCGCCAGGGAGATCACTGCTGCTGCACCTGCAGCCATGGTCTATCCTGGCCGCAGGACTTCGGACTACAAAAATTCTACCCAGATCAGACGCGCCATGGCCATTACCAATGCTTTGCTGAATAATTTTGATAAGCCTGGAGGCTTGCTGGCTCTTCGCGAAGTCGGGGTCAAAACCCCATACTATGACATCCCCTGGTACGACGACAATCCCTTTGACCGAGTGGAAGCCGGCCTGGTTCCAGGACTTATCGACCATGAGGGATCATTCCAGCTCATGCGCGAAGCCATAATTTCAGGTGAGCCCTACCCCATCAAGGGATGGTTCAATTTCAAGACAAATTTCATGCAGACTGCAGCCAATCGGAACAAGACCCTGGAGATGATGGACCACCTTGAATTTATCGTCAATATTGACATCGCCATGACTGACACGGCCTGGTATTCGGATGTGGTTTTGCCCGGGGCAAGCTTTCTGGAAAGAAAAGATCCGGTTTCAGGACTTCAGGGATCATCAGCTTGCGCCTGCGCCGTGCTTCGTGACCCGGTGGTTCCGGAAATGTTTGAGTCAAGATCCCCATTCTGGATCTGCCAGGAGCTGGCCAAAAGACTTGGCCTTGGTGACTCTTTTGACTTCACCATTGAAGAGTACCGGGAACAACAGGTCGACGGCCTGGATGGAGCCATGGAAGCAATGTTAAATGATGGGGTTTACTATAACCCCAGCAAAGTCTACGGCATCTATGCCGGTTCTCCTCTGAAAACCCTTTCCGGGGTCAAAGAGATCTACAACCAGCGTTACGCCCGCTCCGGGGTGGACCCCATGCCTGTTTACAAGCGTCCGGATATGCCCTCAGAAGACCAGTTCAGGCTGGTGGTGGGCAGAACCGCCTTTTTTACTCACGCTCAGACCAACAATGAACTGCTGACTGAATTCATGGAAGAAAACGTCTTGAACATGCATCCAGAGCCTGCCCTAAGGCTTGGCCTTCAGGAGGGAGATCTGGTTGAGGTGTCCAGCAGGGCAGGAGCTGGCAGACTCAAGCTTGAACTGACCGAGGGAATTGAAAAGCAGACCGTGTATATGGCCACCGGGTTCGGAGCTTTATCTCCGGGCATGAGCCTGGTCCATAATAAAGGGGCCAGCATAGCCGAAGTACTGGAGGATTATCACGATGAAATATCGGGAAACATGGCCATGCATGAAACTCTTGTCAGCATAAGGAAGGTGGCCTGA
- a CDS encoding sulfurtransferase TusA family protein, protein MDPTTIKADQFLDTSGLSCPMPLLKTKKMLKELAPGQILHILGTDPGSKNDIPDFGNKNGNEFLGMYDADDGSTNYFIRKG, encoded by the coding sequence ATGGACCCCACTACTATCAAGGCTGACCAATTTCTGGACACCAGCGGACTCAGCTGCCCAATGCCTTTATTAAAAACCAAGAAGATGCTCAAAGAATTGGCTCCGGGACAGATCCTGCATATCCTGGGAACCGATCCTGGATCAAAAAACGATATCCCGGATTTTGGAAACAAGAACGGAAATGAATTCCTGGGCATGTATGATGCTGATGACGGTTCAACCAACTATTTCATAAGAAAGGGCTGA
- a CDS encoding IscA/HesB family protein translates to MIDLTDSAKDQLVKYFENNEPSPIRVYLAAGCGGPRLALALDEKKDNDAFADVKGFQFLVDKALLETVSPIEIDHTESGFIINSSLKVNQDGCSSCTSC, encoded by the coding sequence ATGATTGACTTAACAGATTCGGCTAAGGATCAACTGGTTAAATATTTTGAAAACAATGAGCCATCTCCTATCAGAGTTTACCTGGCAGCTGGATGCGGTGGTCCAAGGCTGGCCCTTGCATTGGATGAAAAAAAGGACAATGATGCATTTGCAGATGTTAAAGGTTTCCAGTTTCTGGTTGATAAAGCTCTCCTGGAGACAGTCTCACCTATCGAAATAGACCATACTGAAAGCGGTTTTATTATTAATTCAAGCCTAAAGGTAAATCAAGACGGTTGCTCTTCATGCACCTCATGCTGA
- a CDS encoding rhodanese-like domain-containing protein, with protein sequence MGYTNVVVYASGNVEWDSRYISWTIEDITPSEPAPEVVREAPPAPAPVSDIKEGPFEGSIDNDFFVELMATNPESIQLIDVRSQQEFGSGHILSSINMTVDQLQENIDSFTDEKPIVFICSTGARSGEAYYLFLDRRPDLQNVYYVDADVSFTPDGSFTIE encoded by the coding sequence TTGGGTTACACCAATGTTGTAGTTTATGCATCTGGAAATGTTGAATGGGACAGCAGATATATTTCCTGGACAATTGAAGATATTACCCCATCCGAACCCGCGCCCGAGGTTGTCAGAGAAGCACCTCCTGCTCCTGCACCTGTTTCTGACATTAAAGAAGGTCCATTTGAAGGTTCCATTGACAATGACTTCTTTGTTGAACTCATGGCCACAAACCCTGAGAGTATCCAGCTGATAGATGTCCGTTCTCAGCAGGAATTCGGCAGCGGGCATATTCTTTCTTCCATTAATATGACCGTTGACCAGCTTCAAGAAAACATTGATTCTTTTACTGATGAAAAGCCCATTGTATTCATCTGCTCCACCGGAGCCAGAAGCGGGGAAGCATACTATCTTTTCCTGGATCGTCGCCCGGACCTGCAGAATGTATATTATGTTGATGCTGATGTTTCCTTTACCCCGGATGGAAGTTTCACCATAGAATAA
- a CDS encoding rhodanese-like domain-containing protein, whose product MEKSIFKTIWLSIFLAPFLLFILSPHVAAETAEGWWDHAQSVAQREGYQVITSSQLMELYQDTREFAAIDNRYSYEYHGGHLPGAINVPFDLSQIQSLSSDKRSQLLEAMGPDKEKIIVMYCRDFRUILSGIAAKWAVRLGYENVFRYTAGIKAWKQNFPDMIEGAQSPEKDELQGTE is encoded by the coding sequence ATGGAAAAATCGATTTTCAAAACTATTTGGCTGAGCATTTTTCTGGCTCCTTTCTTACTTTTTATTCTTTCGCCCCATGTTGCTGCAGAAACTGCTGAAGGATGGTGGGATCACGCCCAGAGCGTGGCCCAGAGAGAGGGATACCAGGTAATCACCTCCAGCCAGCTCATGGAGCTTTACCAGGATACCCGCGAATTTGCAGCAATAGACAACAGATACTCCTATGAGTACCATGGTGGCCACCTTCCAGGAGCCATAAATGTCCCCTTTGATCTCTCCCAGATCCAGTCCTTGTCCTCTGATAAAAGGTCCCAGCTTCTGGAAGCCATGGGTCCGGACAAAGAAAAAATAATTGTCATGTACTGCAGGGACTTCAGGTGAATTCTGAGCGGAATTGCCGCCAAATGGGCCGTGCGCCTGGGATATGAAAATGTTTTTCGCTACACTGCCGGAATTAAGGCCTGGAAACAAAACTTTCCAGACATGATTGAAGGTGCTCAATCCCCTGAAAAAGATGAGCTTCAGGGAACTGAATAA
- a CDS encoding DsrE family protein has product MHPSLTGKKLGILVKDDKYLDQVVNLTRTAHQKGIEVRIFFTGKGVLLTQKADFEALVGKARLSVCDVSFRGFGLSADVPGLNFKDFATQAKNAEMVDECDRYVVF; this is encoded by the coding sequence ATGCATCCTTCATTAACTGGGAAAAAGCTGGGAATCCTGGTCAAAGATGACAAGTATCTGGACCAGGTGGTCAATTTGACCAGAACAGCCCATCAAAAGGGAATTGAAGTTCGAATATTTTTTACCGGCAAAGGTGTCCTTCTGACCCAGAAAGCTGATTTTGAAGCCCTGGTCGGAAAGGCCCGGCTGTCGGTCTGTGATGTAAGCTTCCGGGGTTTTGGTTTGTCAGCTGACGTTCCCGGGCTTAATTTCAAAGACTTTGCCACTCAGGCCAAAAACGCAGAGATGGTGGATGAGTGCGACAGATATGTTGTATTCTGA
- a CDS encoding 4Fe-4S dicluster domain-containing protein yields MKKKYCMVIDSSVCIDCKACMVSCKVQHNLPRGHWRNWIKHTDPDFTMGKHTFVHFQPGGCMQCDNPTCVFACPSGATFKDEETGIIHVNEDLCIGCGNCVKACPYGARYRHPTKRVPDKCDFCKQRLDMGLLPACVDTCPTKARTFGDLNDPESEVARLVREHQTVRITTQPVDTKPNMFYLAQTMPVDWPGPVEYPMAHRAMTGLVNPLVKVAVGLSGLGVAAMFLKQIFTSPESSQQDNKEEV; encoded by the coding sequence ATGAAGAAAAAATACTGCATGGTCATTGACTCCTCAGTCTGCATCGACTGCAAGGCCTGCATGGTCTCCTGCAAGGTTCAGCACAATCTGCCCAGAGGGCACTGGCGTAACTGGATCAAGCATACTGATCCCGACTTCACCATGGGCAAACACACTTTTGTTCATTTTCAGCCCGGAGGATGCATGCAGTGTGACAACCCCACCTGTGTCTTCGCCTGCCCCAGCGGCGCTACCTTCAAAGACGAAGAAACAGGCATTATCCACGTCAATGAAGATCTGTGCATTGGTTGTGGCAATTGTGTTAAGGCCTGTCCCTATGGAGCCAGGTACAGACATCCCACCAAGAGGGTCCCTGACAAATGCGATTTCTGCAAACAACGCCTGGATATGGGATTGTTACCGGCCTGTGTGGACACATGTCCAACCAAGGCCAGGACCTTCGGAGACCTGAACGATCCGGAGAGCGAAGTTGCCAGACTGGTCCGGGAACACCAGACTGTGCGCATCACCACCCAGCCGGTGGATACTAAACCCAATATGTTTTACCTGGCTCAGACCATGCCTGTGGACTGGCCCGGACCTGTTGAATATCCCATGGCCCATCGGGCCATGACCGGACTGGTCAACCCCCTGGTCAAAGTAGCAGTTGGTCTGTCCGGACTCGGAGTTGCTGCCATGTTCCTGAAACAGATATTCACCAGCCCTGAATCCTCCCAGCAGGACAACAAGGAGGAGGTGTAA
- a CDS encoding molecular chaperone TorD family protein, with the protein MNYSRDYFTLSDRNQSLIKNAVRLLIRIFWTQDGRKDWAEIMHDSQDVWRSMHNIPGLEKTIVNHTVNQLLGKYSPFVLQQEIESEFVRIFVNTRGGVSTPLYHSCYYDDQKLLMKKPALEMFEMLEHAGITLGPDIGEPPDHLCIELEYLYFLLNHGTQNSNQEIQDHVREFARDFMLPWITRLQKQIPDSGPALFFTHSAQALVDLLRFLGQVDQT; encoded by the coding sequence ATGAACTACTCAAGAGATTACTTTACTTTGTCCGACCGCAACCAGTCCCTGATCAAAAATGCTGTCAGGCTGCTCATCAGAATCTTCTGGACCCAGGACGGGCGCAAAGACTGGGCTGAAATCATGCATGACTCCCAGGATGTCTGGAGGTCCATGCATAACATCCCAGGCTTGGAAAAAACCATTGTCAACCACACTGTTAATCAGCTTCTGGGAAAATACTCTCCCTTTGTTCTCCAACAAGAAATCGAAAGCGAGTTCGTAAGAATATTTGTCAACACCAGGGGTGGTGTCAGTACCCCTCTTTACCACTCCTGCTATTATGATGATCAGAAACTGCTCATGAAAAAACCAGCTCTGGAAATGTTCGAGATGCTTGAACACGCAGGGATAACTCTTGGTCCGGACATTGGTGAGCCTCCAGACCATCTGTGTATTGAACTGGAATACCTCTATTTTCTCCTGAATCATGGAACACAGAACTCCAATCAGGAAATCCAGGATCATGTCAGGGAGTTTGCCAGGGATTTCATGCTCCCCTGGATAACCAGACTGCAAAAGCAAATCCCTGACAGCGGACCTGCTCTGTTTTTCACCCATTCAGCCCAGGCCCTGGTTGATCTGCTGCGCTTTCTGGGTCAGGTCGACCAGACATAA
- a CDS encoding YeeE/YedE thiosulfate transporter family protein, with protein sequence MAGTFWQSIKEETQRSYSSIFESSWPGWLAGIFLAILALMIFMWHSPWGITAGFRNWGDWIIFGLGLSTERPVPPWLSTTSVTNLGLLAGAFASALMARQFKIRSAPAYEYLKGAVGGAFMGIGAALAAGCNIGGFYNAIGMFSMGGYAMMIGLGIGAYIGLRFLIWELEKFPQQAAGPPKIKKPQAKPMINWGQVSPFAGGAVLLMVVAAFYLYSAQGHTQLGGLFFFGTLIGITMHRSRMCFVRAFREPFMTGDAEMIRVIAMSLMIYGMGSAVIKWSYLQPEMMGVYHPFWLGSLTGGIIFGFGMLLAGGCGTGSLWRAGEGHTKLMLTLVFFSIFNSLGYRVVHHTGLTEKIGSGIFMPEVFGWELALPLYMLFLLAWVFWAVWNEKTEKFVVF encoded by the coding sequence TTGGCCGGAACATTTTGGCAGAGCATTAAAGAAGAGACTCAAAGGAGCTATTCTTCAATCTTTGAAAGCAGCTGGCCGGGATGGCTGGCTGGAATATTTCTGGCAATCCTGGCCCTGATGATCTTCATGTGGCACAGCCCCTGGGGTATTACAGCCGGTTTCCGGAACTGGGGCGACTGGATAATTTTTGGTTTGGGCCTAAGTACTGAAAGACCTGTCCCTCCGTGGCTCAGTACCACATCCGTAACAAACCTGGGCCTTCTTGCCGGAGCCTTTGCCTCTGCTTTAATGGCCCGTCAATTCAAAATCCGCAGTGCGCCGGCCTATGAATACCTTAAGGGAGCAGTTGGAGGAGCCTTTATGGGAATCGGAGCTGCACTGGCGGCTGGCTGCAATATTGGCGGGTTCTACAATGCCATTGGCATGTTTTCCATGGGCGGATATGCCATGATGATCGGACTTGGCATCGGGGCCTACATCGGACTTCGGTTTCTTATCTGGGAACTTGAAAAGTTTCCTCAGCAGGCAGCAGGCCCGCCCAAGATTAAAAAACCCCAAGCCAAACCCATGATCAATTGGGGTCAAGTCAGTCCTTTTGCTGGAGGAGCTGTTCTGCTCATGGTTGTGGCAGCCTTTTATCTGTACTCTGCCCAAGGTCACACCCAGCTGGGAGGACTCTTCTTTTTCGGAACCCTCATCGGAATCACCATGCACCGGTCAAGAATGTGCTTTGTCCGGGCCTTCAGAGAACCCTTCATGACCGGCGATGCTGAGATGATCCGGGTCATAGCCATGAGTCTGATGATATACGGTATGGGTTCAGCCGTAATAAAATGGAGTTATCTGCAGCCGGAAATGATGGGTGTATATCATCCTTTCTGGCTAGGCAGCCTTACCGGTGGAATCATCTTTGGTTTCGGCATGCTCCTGGCGGGCGGATGTGGAACAGGATCGCTTTGGAGGGCCGGAGAAGGTCACACCAAATTAATGCTCACCCTGGTCTTTTTTTCCATCTTCAACTCTCTGGGATACAGGGTTGTTCACCATACCGGACTGACTGAAAAAATCGGCTCAGGCATATTCATGCCGGAAGTATTCGGCTGGGAACTGGCCCTTCCCCTGTACATGCTTTTTCTTCTGGCCTGGGTGTTTTGGGCAGTATGGAATGAAAAAACAGAAAAATTTGTTGTATTCTGA
- a CDS encoding rhodanese-like domain-containing protein, whose protein sequence is MKITLKNFMPLLFIPALIILFLAGCTAKEGPRTTYDSGKIPTVDVEFDPTQVPKPFHTIVGIDFVKPIVCDNLLLQEPRTDVLLIDSRPKRPRYDRGHIPSAISIPDSQFSEMTDLLPEDKSTLLIFHCQNLA, encoded by the coding sequence ATGAAAATCACTCTCAAAAATTTTATGCCACTATTATTCATCCCTGCCCTGATCATATTGTTTCTGGCCGGATGTACAGCCAAGGAAGGCCCAAGGACAACCTATGATTCTGGTAAGATACCCACTGTGGATGTGGAGTTTGATCCAACCCAGGTTCCCAAACCATTTCACACTATTGTAGGCATTGACTTTGTAAAGCCTATCGTTTGCGACAACCTCTTACTCCAGGAGCCAAGAACAGATGTGCTTCTTATTGATTCAAGACCTAAACGCCCCCGCTACGACAGAGGACACATCCCTTCGGCCATCAGCATCCCTGACAGCCAGTTCAGTGAAATGACTGACCTGCTTCCTGAAGATAAGTCAACCCTGCTGATCTTTCACTGCCAGAACCTTGCCTGA
- a CDS encoding formate dehydrogenase subunit gamma, which yields MNTRMIHRHDRAAIFIHWFNALCWIFLTLTGLGLIKNDQINPVGAWWPSLMRTIFGSGETLLTFHIYTGLIWAAVFLIYIIIRRKQTTDFLKEIFSINPTWDTAWMIKKNIQLTLGKGALKKMGMTTDIPPQGFYNAGQKLFAQLTVIAGLVLVITGVIMYISTIILNNPTPVAWSRTIHFLMAGLAFAGLLVHIYMAAVSREERPAFKSMFSGVVPEDYAKHHHELWYNELKNR from the coding sequence ATGAACACCAGAATGATTCACAGACATGACCGGGCAGCTATTTTTATCCACTGGTTCAATGCATTGTGCTGGATATTCCTGACCCTGACCGGACTCGGACTGATAAAGAATGACCAGATCAATCCCGTTGGGGCCTGGTGGCCCAGTCTCATGCGAACCATCTTTGGCAGCGGCGAGACTCTGCTGACCTTTCATATCTACACCGGCTTGATCTGGGCTGCTGTTTTTCTAATCTACATCATCATCAGACGAAAACAGACCACAGACTTTCTAAAGGAAATATTTTCCATAAATCCCACCTGGGATACAGCCTGGATGATCAAGAAAAACATCCAGCTCACCCTTGGAAAGGGTGCTCTGAAGAAAATGGGCATGACCACTGACATTCCACCTCAGGGATTCTACAATGCAGGACAAAAACTCTTTGCTCAGCTGACGGTCATTGCCGGACTTGTCCTGGTTATAACCGGAGTGATCATGTATATCTCAACCATTATTCTGAACAACCCCACTCCAGTGGCCTGGTCCAGGACCATCCACTTTCTCATGGCCGGGCTGGCCTTTGCCGGGCTGCTGGTCCATATCTACATGGCTGCTGTATCAAGGGAGGAAAGGCCGGCTTTTAAATCCATGTTTTCCGGTGTCGTGCCTGAAGACTATGCCAAACACCATCATGAACTTTGGTACAATGAACTAAAGAACAGATAA